Proteins from a single region of Desulfolutivibrio sulfoxidireducens:
- a CDS encoding polyprenyl synthetase family protein: protein MNPLERFYECELPPINRFLEAQALRLDASVRPTVRHVLEAGGKRFRPVLTILMARALGHGGDDILPLACSLELLHSATLLHDDIVDEARLRRGRQSAHLLFGATHTILVGDALLALANRLVAEYGIPALTRHLSEALLRTATGEIQEIAHLRDTNLTIATYYEIITGKTAFLIQAACRCGAVYAGAASDLEEAAADFGLSLGIAFQLVDDALDYTSPSTVSGKPAASDLREGKVTLPLILYLADLDPEERRRVADDFVTDRLSPEDLENLRQTIVSGGYADKTREAAASYLARAETALAPFPASPERELLAQALGPMLDRRK, encoded by the coding sequence ATGAATCCGCTCGAGCGTTTTTACGAATGCGAATTGCCGCCCATCAACCGTTTCCTGGAAGCCCAGGCCCTGCGACTCGATGCGTCCGTGCGCCCCACGGTACGCCATGTGCTCGAGGCCGGAGGAAAACGGTTTCGGCCTGTATTGACCATCCTCATGGCCCGGGCCCTGGGACATGGCGGCGACGACATCCTGCCCCTGGCCTGCTCCCTGGAGCTGCTGCATTCGGCCACGCTGCTTCACGACGACATCGTGGACGAGGCCAGGCTTAGGCGCGGCCGCCAGTCCGCCCACCTGCTTTTCGGGGCCACGCACACCATTTTGGTCGGCGACGCCTTGCTGGCCCTGGCCAACCGGCTGGTGGCCGAATACGGCATCCCGGCCCTGACCCGGCATTTGTCCGAGGCCCTTTTGCGCACGGCCACGGGCGAGATCCAGGAGATCGCCCACCTGCGCGACACCAACCTGACCATCGCGACCTATTACGAGATCATCACCGGCAAGACCGCCTTCCTCATCCAGGCCGCCTGCCGGTGTGGGGCCGTCTATGCCGGGGCCGCGTCCGATCTGGAGGAGGCCGCCGCGGATTTCGGGCTGAGCCTGGGCATCGCCTTCCAGCTCGTGGACGACGCCCTGGACTACACCTCGCCCTCGACCGTGTCCGGCAAGCCCGCGGCCTCGGACCTCAGGGAGGGCAAGGTCACCCTGCCGCTGATCCTGTATCTGGCCGATCTCGACCCCGAGGAGCGCCGGCGCGTGGCCGATGATTTCGTCACGGACCGGCTTTCGCCGGAAGACCTGGAAAACCTGCGCCAGACCATCGTTTCCGGGGGATATGCGGACAAGACCCGCGAGGCGGCCGCCTCCTACCTGGCCAGGGCCGAAACGGCCCTGGCGCCTTTTCCGGCCTCGCCGGAGAGGGAGCTTCTGGCCCAGGCCCTGGGCCCCATGCTTGACCGGAGAAAATAG
- a CDS encoding DUF2065 domain-containing protein — translation MEFDWKTFVTALGLAFVLEGLPYFLFAEKMPTVLRALSERPASELRRLGLTAILAGLLVVYLVRI, via the coding sequence ATGGAATTCGACTGGAAAACCTTCGTCACCGCCCTGGGGCTGGCATTTGTGCTTGAGGGATTGCCCTACTTCCTCTTCGCCGAGAAAATGCCCACGGTGCTGCGCGCCCTGTCCGAACGCCCCGCCTCGGAACTGCGCCGCCTGGGCCTGACCGCCATCCTGGCCGGCCTTCTCGTGGTCTACCTGGTCCGCATCTGA
- a CDS encoding MqnA/MqnD/SBP family protein — MKRLTVAISPCPNDTAIFGAWMLGLLPQAPKASFVFLDVENLNEAALSGRFDVIKVSAAVGVSLGGSCRILPSGAAFGLGVGPKLAVPAGADPADRARRVAVPGLLTTAARLLRAALADPEVAARPGMPVPDAAFLPVRYDRVAGTATETGCAALLIHETALAPERHGLKRILDLGQWWDRTTGGLPLPLGLIVGRENLGRDRLWAVARTIRESLEAALSRPEAVMPLIAAMAIEKDHGVVDAHIRAYVNELSRDMGETGRKALAALAGMGKTTPSPLPVLDESW; from the coding sequence ATGAAACGCCTGACCGTGGCCATTTCCCCCTGTCCCAACGACACGGCCATCTTCGGGGCCTGGATGCTCGGGCTTTTGCCTCAGGCCCCAAAGGCCTCCTTCGTGTTTCTGGATGTGGAAAACTTAAACGAGGCCGCCCTGTCGGGCCGCTTCGACGTCATCAAGGTCTCGGCCGCCGTGGGGGTGTCCCTGGGCGGGTCCTGCCGCATCCTGCCCTCGGGCGCGGCGTTTGGCCTGGGGGTCGGCCCCAAGCTGGCCGTGCCCGCCGGGGCCGATCCGGCGGACCGGGCGCGGCGCGTGGCCGTGCCCGGGCTTTTGACCACGGCGGCGCGCCTTCTTCGGGCCGCGTTGGCCGATCCGGAGGTGGCCGCCCGGCCGGGCATGCCCGTCCCGGACGCGGCGTTTCTGCCGGTGCGCTACGACCGGGTGGCCGGGACCGCCACGGAAACGGGCTGCGCCGCGCTTCTGATCCACGAAACGGCCCTGGCGCCGGAGCGCCACGGCCTGAAAAGGATTTTGGATCTTGGCCAGTGGTGGGACCGGACCACAGGCGGCCTGCCCCTGCCCCTGGGGCTGATCGTGGGCCGCGAAAACCTCGGTCGGGACAGGCTTTGGGCCGTGGCCCGGACCATCCGCGAAAGCCTGGAGGCGGCGCTCTCCCGGCCCGAGGCGGTCATGCCCCTGATTGCGGCCATGGCCATCGAAAAGGACCATGGCGTGGTGGATGCGCACATCCGGGCCTACGTCAACGAATTGTCCCGGGACATGGGGGAGACGGGCCGAAAGGCCCTGGCCGCCCTGGCCGGGATGGGGAAAACCACGCCGTCCCCCTTGCCAGTCCTCGATGAATCCTGGTAA
- the mqnB gene encoding futalosine hydrolase produces MALVLAFATVMELRAALPKAPEMPEGAAAHEVFPGEPFEIAGRPARLLVTGVGPAACAAALGRALGAYPDTTGVIQLGVAGSFDLDRAPLGSAWRVTRETWPEYGLYGECGVDPRGIRLPMARTDAGPIFESLDLDPDEAARAMGLYPSGFIGRAASLTVAGVTGTLERANGLSRRHGALLENMEGFAAALACRLGRVPFFEMRVVSNLVGGREAAHWDLKGGLARLEPALAGLLGHAS; encoded by the coding sequence ATGGCGCTCGTTCTGGCCTTCGCCACGGTCATGGAACTTCGCGCCGCCCTGCCGAAGGCCCCGGAAATGCCGGAAGGCGCGGCGGCCCACGAGGTCTTTCCCGGCGAGCCGTTTGAAATCGCCGGACGCCCGGCGCGGCTCCTGGTCACCGGGGTTGGTCCGGCGGCCTGCGCCGCCGCGCTTGGTCGGGCGCTTGGCGCGTATCCGGACACGACCGGCGTGATCCAGCTTGGCGTTGCCGGGAGCTTCGATCTGGACAGAGCCCCCCTGGGAAGCGCCTGGCGCGTCACCCGGGAGACCTGGCCGGAATACGGCCTCTATGGCGAGTGCGGCGTCGATCCCCGGGGCATCCGTCTGCCCATGGCCCGGACCGATGCCGGGCCGATCTTTGAATCCCTGGACCTGGATCCGGACGAGGCGGCCCGGGCCATGGGCCTTTACCCGTCCGGTTTTATCGGCCGGGCCGCCTCGCTGACCGTGGCCGGGGTGACCGGGACCCTGGAACGGGCCAACGGGCTTTCCCGCCGCCACGGCGCGCTCCTTGAGAACATGGAGGGATTTGCCGCGGCCCTGGCCTGCCGTCTGGGCCGCGTGCCCTTTTTCGAGATGCGCGTGGTGTCCAATCTGGTAGGCGGCCGGGAGGCGGCCCACTGGGACCTGAAAGGCGGCCTGGCCCGTCTGGAACCGGCCCTGGCCGGGCTTTTGGGACATGCCTCATGA
- a CDS encoding nucleotide sugar dehydrogenase: MIDFEELVSKKSAVAVVGLGYVGLPLAVVLSRHFRVIGFDISPRRVEELRSGADSTAEVEAAALAGAEVHYTTDPGELRSCGVIIVAVPTPIDANRNPDLRPVIGATVTVGQNLAPGCVVAYESTVYPGLTEDVCVPLLEKHSGLVCGRDFSVGYSPERINPGDKVHTLENIVKVVSGQDEKTRALLARVYGTIIKAGIHEASSIKVAEAAKVIENTQRDLNIALMNELSLIFERMGIDTLEVLEAAGTKWNFLPFRPGLVGGHCIGVDPYYLTFKAQSMGYNPQVILAGRNINDSMARHVAHTAVKRLILAGCRVRGARIGVLGLTFKENVPDLRNTKVVDIVRELADYQVQVLVHDPLASAEEAHLEYGLTLDPLESFRDLDALILAVPHQSYLTTLDPMVLRSWFRDEGQGIVLDVRGALDRKALRDAGLWHWRL; the protein is encoded by the coding sequence GTGATCGACTTCGAAGAACTTGTTTCGAAAAAAAGCGCCGTGGCCGTGGTGGGCCTGGGCTACGTGGGCCTGCCCCTGGCTGTGGTCCTGTCCCGGCACTTCCGGGTGATCGGCTTCGACATCAGTCCCCGCCGGGTGGAGGAATTGCGGTCAGGGGCCGATTCCACCGCCGAGGTGGAAGCGGCGGCCCTGGCCGGGGCCGAGGTCCACTATACCACCGACCCCGGGGAACTGCGGTCCTGCGGGGTGATCATCGTGGCCGTGCCCACGCCCATCGACGCCAACCGCAATCCCGATCTGCGGCCGGTTATCGGGGCCACGGTCACCGTGGGCCAAAACCTGGCCCCCGGGTGCGTGGTGGCCTATGAATCCACAGTCTATCCAGGGCTGACCGAGGATGTCTGCGTGCCGCTTCTGGAGAAGCACTCGGGGCTTGTCTGCGGCCGGGACTTCAGCGTGGGCTATTCCCCCGAGCGCATCAACCCCGGGGACAAGGTGCATACCCTGGAGAACATCGTGAAAGTGGTGTCCGGCCAGGACGAAAAGACCCGGGCGCTTCTGGCCAGGGTTTACGGCACGATCATCAAGGCCGGCATCCACGAGGCCTCGAGCATCAAGGTGGCCGAGGCGGCCAAGGTCATCGAGAACACCCAGCGGGATTTGAATATCGCCCTGATGAACGAACTCTCGCTCATCTTCGAGCGCATGGGCATCGACACCCTGGAGGTTCTGGAGGCGGCCGGGACCAAGTGGAACTTTTTGCCGTTCCGACCCGGGCTCGTGGGCGGGCACTGCATCGGGGTCGATCCCTACTATCTGACGTTCAAGGCCCAGAGCATGGGCTACAACCCCCAGGTCATCCTGGCCGGGCGCAACATCAACGATTCCATGGCCAGGCATGTGGCCCACACGGCCGTCAAGCGGCTCATCCTGGCCGGGTGCCGGGTGCGCGGGGCGCGTATCGGGGTTTTGGGCCTGACGTTCAAGGAAAACGTCCCGGACCTGCGCAACACCAAGGTGGTGGACATCGTGCGCGAGCTTGCCGACTATCAGGTCCAGGTGCTCGTCCACGACCCCCTGGCCAGCGCCGAGGAGGCCCACCTCGAATACGGCCTGACCCTCGACCCCCTGGAGAGCTTCCGGGATCTGGACGCGCTGATCCTGGCCGTGCCGCATCAGTCCTATCTCACGACCCTTGACCCCATGGTCCTGCGTTCCTGGTTCCGGGACGAGGGCCAGGGCATCGTCCTGGACGTGCGCGGGGCCCTTGACCGCAAGGCCCTGCGGGACGCCGGGCTGTGGCACTGGAGGCTGTAG
- a CDS encoding RNA recognition motif domain-containing protein: MAKKLYVGNLSFNSTEDDIRTQFATFGEVISVSLISDRETGRLRGFGFVEMDDEGARAAIQGMDGKSFGGRNLKVNEAEEKSRSGGGGSRSGGGRGGERW, encoded by the coding sequence ATGGCTAAGAAACTCTATGTTGGAAATCTTTCCTTCAATTCCACTGAAGACGACATCCGTACCCAGTTCGCCACCTTCGGCGAGGTCATCAGCGTCAGCCTGATCTCCGACAGGGAAACCGGCCGCCTGCGTGGCTTCGGCTTTGTCGAGATGGACGATGAAGGCGCCAGGGCCGCTATCCAGGGAATGGACGGCAAAAGTTTCGGCGGCCGCAATCTGAAGGTCAATGAAGCCGAGGAAAAGTCCCGTTCCGGTGGCGGCGGATCCCGCTCCGGCGGCGGGAGAGGTGGAGAGCGCTGGTAG
- a CDS encoding cytochrome c family protein, with protein MCISRCLALFVGLAALAAFIQVPPGLTQQAPNTPPAPPEAAYIGSDACAACHDKQYDTYSKFSKKSHSSKSIQIMASDLTPEELKNCYGCHTTGYGKPGGFVSFEATPAMANAGCEVCHGPGSAHAEAGGDATLIKGKLTMADCEGCHSAERVAAFNFKPMLYAGAH; from the coding sequence ATGTGCATATCGCGATGTCTCGCCTTGTTCGTGGGCCTTGCGGCCTTGGCGGCCTTCATCCAGGTTCCTCCAGGCCTGACCCAACAAGCCCCAAATACCCCGCCCGCCCCCCCGGAGGCGGCCTACATCGGTTCCGACGCCTGCGCCGCCTGCCACGACAAGCAGTACGACACCTATTCCAAGTTTTCCAAAAAATCCCATTCCTCCAAAAGCATACAGATCATGGCCTCCGATCTGACCCCGGAGGAACTCAAGAACTGTTATGGCTGTCATACCACAGGCTACGGCAAGCCGGGCGGCTTCGTCAGCTTCGAGGCCACCCCGGCCATGGCCAACGCCGGATGCGAGGTCTGTCACGGACCCGGTTCGGCCCATGCCGAAGCCGGGGGGGACGCGACGCTGATCAAGGGCAAGCTGACCATGGCCGACTGCGAGGGCTGCCACAGCGCGGAGCGGGTCGCGGCGTTCAATTTCAAGCCGATGCTCTACGCCGGCGCGCACTAA
- a CDS encoding methyl-accepting chemotaxis protein, protein MDIMARSIGVKVLILVSALTVAAFTGLFLANSYWQQNGTVDQIRSASERTSDLLRMAIEEPMALGKNKETEAQFAKVAKRYDDIRVLMTNYKGNITYATNPADLRKDLGQVITDAQFTAEVEKSLKTMTTAGAIMPVAGKDAFVEVTSIANAPACHHCHGASKPVLGSMVVIKDIGREMGRLTDTQIKSALISLAGLAGLLTCLLFFMRRSVINRIRTIAAASHEISQGALDVSFSVVGRDELSNLAGNLSEMVGKIKDQLEYNKSILSGIIIPLFVADKNENFEFVNTPLQNILGKHYKDLQGRPVSESLEGEHGGRVCGEVITSGTSKSGFTRFTRADGKVYPLHYEISPLQNASGETVGVIGVLIDLTQEERDKDRIRGQRENLLKVAQEVTDVAMRLSEASDELSQRMEELTRGVDTTAGETERVATAMEEMNATVLEVAKNAGQTAEASDVASQAARDGGREVQNTVRETRQVSERTESLAGSLNELSTRAENIGRVMGVIGDIADQTNLLALNAAIEAARAGEAGRGFAVVADEVRKLAEKTMLATTEVAEAIRDIQGSTRTVVSGMDETKAKVELTADMAEKSGSMLQRIVDQSDRIADMVRNIAAASEQQSSTSDEVNQSVSHINELSQDISRQIQEANQRIAGVRDLSQHLAALVARFREQ, encoded by the coding sequence ATGGACATCATGGCTCGTTCCATCGGCGTCAAGGTGCTCATCCTGGTTTCGGCCCTGACCGTGGCGGCCTTCACCGGGCTTTTTCTGGCCAACTCCTACTGGCAGCAAAACGGCACCGTGGACCAGATTCGCTCCGCCTCCGAGCGGACCTCGGACCTTTTGCGCATGGCCATCGAGGAGCCCATGGCCCTGGGCAAGAACAAGGAAACCGAGGCCCAGTTCGCAAAGGTGGCCAAGCGCTACGATGACATCCGCGTGCTTATGACCAATTACAAGGGCAACATCACCTACGCCACGAATCCGGCCGACCTGCGCAAGGATCTGGGCCAGGTGATCACCGACGCGCAATTCACGGCCGAGGTGGAAAAAAGCCTCAAGACCATGACCACGGCAGGGGCGATCATGCCCGTGGCCGGGAAGGACGCCTTCGTGGAGGTCACCTCCATCGCCAACGCCCCGGCCTGCCACCACTGCCACGGGGCCAGCAAGCCCGTATTGGGCTCCATGGTGGTCATCAAGGACATCGGCCGGGAAATGGGGCGGCTCACGGACACCCAGATCAAAAGCGCCCTGATCTCCCTGGCCGGCCTGGCCGGTCTTTTGACCTGCCTGCTCTTTTTCATGCGCCGCTCGGTCATAAACCGCATCCGGACCATCGCCGCCGCGTCCCACGAGATCAGCCAGGGGGCCTTGGACGTGTCGTTCTCCGTGGTGGGCCGCGACGAGCTGAGCAATCTGGCGGGCAACCTCTCGGAGATGGTGGGCAAGATCAAGGACCAGCTCGAATACAACAAGAGCATTTTAAGCGGCATCATCATCCCGCTTTTCGTGGCCGACAAGAACGAGAACTTCGAGTTCGTGAACACCCCCCTGCAAAACATCCTGGGCAAGCACTACAAGGACCTTCAGGGACGTCCCGTTTCCGAAAGCCTGGAGGGCGAGCATGGCGGCCGGGTCTGCGGGGAGGTCATCACCTCCGGGACCAGCAAAAGCGGCTTCACCCGCTTCACCCGGGCCGACGGCAAGGTCTACCCCCTGCACTACGAGATATCCCCCCTGCAAAACGCCTCGGGCGAGACTGTGGGGGTCATCGGCGTGCTCATCGACCTGACCCAGGAGGAGCGGGACAAGGACCGCATCCGGGGGCAGCGCGAAAACCTGCTCAAGGTGGCCCAGGAGGTCACGGATGTGGCCATGCGCCTGTCCGAGGCCTCGGACGAGTTGTCGCAGCGCATGGAGGAACTGACCCGGGGCGTGGACACCACCGCGGGCGAGACCGAGCGGGTGGCCACGGCCATGGAGGAGATGAACGCCACAGTGCTCGAGGTGGCCAAGAACGCGGGCCAGACCGCCGAGGCCTCGGACGTGGCCAGCCAGGCGGCCCGGGACGGTGGCCGGGAGGTGCAAAACACCGTGCGCGAAACCAGGCAGGTCTCCGAACGCACGGAAAGCCTGGCCGGGTCCCTGAACGAACTGTCCACCCGGGCGGAAAATATCGGCCGGGTCATGGGCGTCATCGGCGACATCGCCGACCAGACCAACCTTCTGGCCTTAAACGCGGCCATCGAGGCCGCCCGGGCCGGCGAGGCCGGACGGGGGTTCGCCGTGGTGGCCGACGAGGTCCGCAAGTTGGCCGAAAAGACCATGCTGGCCACCACCGAGGTGGCCGAGGCCATCCGGGACATCCAGGGCAGCACCCGGACCGTGGTCTCGGGTATGGACGAGACCAAGGCCAAGGTGGAACTCACGGCCGACATGGCCGAAAAGTCCGGCTCGATGCTGCAGCGGATCGTGGACCAGTCCGACCGCATCGCGGACATGGTGCGCAACATCGCCGCGGCCTCGGAGCAGCAGTCCTCCACCAGCGACGAGGTCAACCAGAGCGTCAGCCACATCAATGAGCTTTCCCAGGATATTTCGCGACAAATCCAGGAGGCCAACCAGCGCATCGCCGGGGTGCGGGACTTGTCCCAGCACCTGGCCGCCCTGGTGGCGCGTTTCCGGGAACAATAG
- a CDS encoding AIR synthase-related protein — MLFRVEVGPRPGVRDVMGEKTARKIRNELGLPVTGVDLVRVFILEGLLREEADRLLAAHALHDPVLHQASLSPLPVSEPAPDFLLEVSFRPGVTDNEGRTARETAALVLGLPPERAEQAAVYTAAQYRLRGVSDLETARRIGRDLLANELIQRFEIKSAAQWRAEPGFEPRAARVTGRACDEVAAIDLFAMDDAALTALSRDNVLALSLAEMRSIRDHYADPAVAHARKTAGLSPLPTDAEIEVLAQTWSEHCKHKIFGADIDYRDREKGLRTSVKSLYKTCIQGSTKDIRHELGEKDFCLSVFTDNAGVVRFTDSHHVCVKVETHNSPSALDPYGGALTGIVGVNRDPMGTGLGANLLCNTDVFCFASPFHEGELPPRLLHPRRVFEGVREGVEHGGNKSGIPTVNGSIVFDERYLGKPLVFCGTVGLLPTLVAGRPSHLKKARPGDAIVMTGGRIGKDGIHGATFSSEELHEGSPATAVQIGDPITQRKMYDFLMRARDMGLYNAITDNGAGGLSSSVGEMAQDSGGCDLDLSRAPLKYDGLRPWEILLSEAQERMTLAVPREHLAAFLDLAREMDVLATALGTFTDSGVFLVRHGEKTVARLDMDFLHHGAPTMSLGAAWDRPVVPRDAPPAVAAKEHGPLLRRMLGRLNICSKDYVVRQYDHEVKGASVVKPMVGVRRDGPSDAGVMRPILDRPEGLVISHGICPRYSDLDAYWMMANAIDEAVRNAVAVGADPDRLAGVDNFCWCDPVTSEKTPDGAYKLAQLVRANLALAHFCRAYRVPCVSGKDSMKNDYTGGGTKISIPPTVLFTVLGFMPDAGQAVTSDFKRPGDLVYLLGTTAPECGAGEIASELGFSSPDVPHVDALAAQVRYRTLFRAIRAGLVTACHDLSDGGLAVALAEMAIGGRLGAAIDLSAVPVAAIHAGPGAMSDLELLYSESAGRLLVCVAPQNRSAFEALFAGQAMGRLGTVTADFLTMAHHDGATLVREDVEELARAFAATLAW, encoded by the coding sequence ATGCTCTTTCGCGTCGAAGTTGGACCACGGCCAGGCGTTCGCGACGTCATGGGCGAAAAGACCGCCCGCAAGATCCGCAACGAGCTTGGCCTGCCGGTGACCGGCGTGGACCTGGTCCGGGTGTTCATCCTGGAGGGACTTCTCCGGGAGGAGGCCGACCGTCTGCTTGCGGCCCACGCCCTGCACGACCCGGTGCTGCACCAGGCCTCCCTGTCCCCCCTGCCTGTGTCCGAGCCGGCGCCCGATTTCCTCCTGGAGGTCTCGTTCCGCCCCGGGGTCACGGACAACGAGGGCCGCACGGCCCGGGAGACCGCGGCCCTGGTCCTGGGACTTCCTCCGGAACGCGCCGAACAGGCGGCGGTGTACACGGCCGCGCAGTATCGGCTGCGGGGTGTTTCCGACCTGGAGACGGCCCGGCGCATCGGCCGGGATCTTCTGGCCAACGAGCTCATCCAGCGCTTCGAGATCAAAAGCGCGGCCCAATGGCGGGCCGAACCGGGGTTTGAGCCCCGGGCCGCCCGGGTCACGGGCCGGGCCTGCGACGAGGTGGCCGCAATCGACCTGTTCGCCATGGACGACGCGGCCCTTACGGCCTTGAGCCGGGACAACGTCCTGGCCCTGAGCCTGGCCGAGATGCGCTCCATCCGCGACCACTACGCCGACCCGGCCGTGGCCCATGCCCGCAAAACGGCCGGCCTGTCCCCCCTGCCCACGGACGCCGAGATCGAGGTCCTGGCCCAGACCTGGTCCGAGCACTGCAAGCACAAGATATTTGGCGCCGACATCGACTACCGGGACCGGGAAAAGGGCCTGCGCACGTCCGTGAAAAGCCTGTACAAGACCTGCATCCAGGGCAGCACCAAGGACATCCGGCACGAACTCGGGGAAAAGGACTTCTGCCTGTCGGTATTTACCGACAACGCCGGGGTGGTGCGCTTCACCGACTCCCACCACGTCTGCGTCAAGGTGGAGACCCACAACAGCCCCTCGGCCCTGGACCCGTACGGCGGGGCGCTCACGGGCATCGTCGGGGTCAACCGCGACCCCATGGGCACGGGGCTTGGGGCCAATCTGTTGTGCAACACCGACGTGTTCTGCTTTGCCTCGCCGTTTCACGAGGGGGAACTGCCCCCCAGGCTCCTGCACCCGCGCCGGGTCTTCGAGGGCGTGCGCGAGGGCGTGGAGCACGGCGGCAACAAGTCCGGCATCCCCACGGTCAACGGCTCCATCGTCTTCGACGAGCGCTATCTGGGCAAGCCCCTGGTCTTTTGCGGCACGGTGGGCCTTTTGCCGACCCTGGTGGCCGGACGCCCGAGCCACCTCAAGAAGGCCCGGCCCGGCGACGCCATCGTCATGACCGGCGGGCGCATCGGCAAGGACGGCATCCACGGCGCGACGTTTTCCTCCGAGGAGCTCCACGAGGGCTCCCCGGCCACGGCCGTGCAGATCGGCGACCCCATCACCCAGCGCAAGATGTACGACTTCCTGATGCGCGCCCGGGACATGGGCCTGTATAACGCCATCACCGACAACGGCGCCGGAGGGCTGTCCTCGTCCGTGGGCGAGATGGCCCAGGACAGCGGCGGTTGCGACCTGGACCTGTCCCGGGCCCCGCTCAAATACGACGGGCTTCGGCCCTGGGAGATCCTTTTGTCCGAGGCCCAGGAGCGCATGACCCTGGCCGTGCCCAGGGAGCATCTGGCGGCCTTTTTGGACCTGGCCCGGGAGATGGACGTCCTGGCCACGGCGCTTGGGACCTTCACCGACTCCGGGGTGTTTCTCGTCCGGCACGGGGAAAAAACAGTGGCCCGCCTGGATATGGACTTTCTGCACCACGGCGCGCCGACCATGTCCCTCGGCGCGGCCTGGGACCGGCCCGTCGTGCCCCGCGACGCGCCGCCGGCCGTGGCCGCCAAGGAGCATGGACCGCTTTTGCGGCGCATGCTCGGCCGGCTCAATATCTGCAGCAAGGACTACGTGGTGCGCCAGTACGACCACGAGGTCAAGGGCGCAAGCGTGGTCAAGCCCATGGTCGGCGTGCGCCGGGACGGTCCCTCGGACGCCGGGGTCATGCGGCCCATTCTGGACCGGCCCGAGGGTCTGGTCATCTCCCACGGCATCTGCCCCAGGTATTCGGACCTCGACGCCTACTGGATGATGGCCAACGCCATCGACGAGGCCGTGCGCAACGCCGTGGCCGTGGGCGCGGACCCGGACCGGCTGGCCGGTGTGGACAACTTCTGCTGGTGCGATCCGGTGACGTCCGAAAAAACCCCGGACGGGGCCTACAAGCTGGCCCAGTTGGTGCGGGCCAACCTGGCCCTGGCGCATTTTTGCCGGGCCTACCGGGTGCCCTGCGTGTCCGGCAAGGACTCCATGAAAAACGACTACACCGGCGGAGGCACAAAGATATCCATCCCGCCCACGGTGCTCTTCACGGTCCTGGGGTTCATGCCCGACGCGGGCCAGGCCGTGACCTCGGACTTCAAAAGGCCCGGGGACCTGGTCTACCTGCTGGGGACCACGGCCCCGGAGTGCGGGGCCGGAGAAATCGCCTCGGAACTGGGGTTTTCCTCGCCGGATGTGCCCCACGTGGACGCCCTGGCCGCCCAGGTCCGCTACCGGACCCTTTTCCGGGCCATCCGCGCGGGGCTGGTGACCGCCTGCCATGACCTCTCGGACGGCGGCCTGGCCGTGGCCCTGGCCGAGATGGCCATCGGCGGCCGGCTCGGCGCGGCCATAGACCTGTCGGCCGTACCGGTGGCGGCCATCCACGCCGGGCCGGGGGCCATGTCCGATCTGGAGCTTTTGTATTCCGAATCCGCCGGGCGCCTTTTGGTCTGCGTGGCCCCGCAAAACCGGTCGGCCTTCGAGGCCCTTTTCGCCGGCCAGGCCATGGGGCGCTTAGGCACGGTGACCGCCGATTTCCTGACAATGGCGCACCATGACGGCGCGACGCTGGTGCGCGAGGATGTGGAGGAACTGGCCCGGGCCTTTGCGGCCACCCTGGCCTGGTGA